ataggtcaggactaaaactttaaactaaattctatattctaccgtgagccagtggagggactgtaaaactggagtgatgtgagctcgtctgctggatttggttaggagtctggctgctgcattttggatggcttgaaggcgtgagagggaggttttgctgagaccagtaaaaagagcgttacagtagtctaagcgtgatgacacaaaggcatggatgatttttttccagatctgcagtagaaaccagtttacggacttttgaaatgtttctcagttgaaagaaacaagagagggagatggttttgacgtgtgagtctaaacttaaagcttaaacttaaataactcccaggtttctaatgttggccttggccttggctgatgggcaaaaagaggcaatttcttgctcgatttttggctgaagttccgggggtgcagcgatcggggtctgtcttgttagcattgaggacaagaaagttgctggacagccagttactgatctgggtcaggcagagtacaagtgtggccagcctgtccaactggtgtggcataaaggacatatagagctgaatataatcagcgtagatgtggtaggagatgtctgggaaagactgaatgatgccagctaggggaagaatatagaatgcgaatagtagaggccctagaactgaaccttgtgggaccccgcatgttagagaggcagtatctgaagagaaggtttctgacttcactgtgaatgttctgttggtgagataagaagagagccagtctagagcagaacctgaaatcccagctagggcatttaacctgtttagtagaacgttgtggtctacagtgtcaaaagctgcactgaggtcaagcaggaccatgacagagcatttccctgcatcagcagccatcaggaggtccttatgcacccttactagagcagtctcggttgagtgctgcttcagaaagccagattggaaggggtcagagatctttgacttggaaaaccaggatctgagttgggtttcaaccaccttctcaagtactttgctgatgaaaggtagcttagaaatgggcctaaagttactggtggagctggcgtcaaggtcgggtttctttaagagaggagtcactactgcatttttaaagtaagatggaacacagcctttgctcagtgagctgttgattatagtcaacagagatggactgatagaggcaagggacctgactaaaacagagggagttaagatatctgatgagcatgatcagagtttcatctgactgatcaagtcatttagtgtaattggggagaaggaggtgaaagactcggagcactggggggcctcccctcctgaggggggagggctggtggaatgctggatctcagattcagcaccttgtttgcaaaaaaagtggagaaatcagttacagtcatcagctgaagatagctgagcctgctgcggaggagaagacacgatgctggagatggtatcaaacaaaaccttaggattattcttattttggcatatgaggttgctgaagaaagaagacctggcattttctacagcttcgttgtatgtctcgagaagttctttaaaatattcgcgatgaacaaccagacctgtcctctccCACCGttgttccgcttttctataggagcgtctaagttcaagaatatggttgttcagccagggtgaactggaggcactggaactgcggctggttttgtaaggggcgacctgatctagaattttgaggcagtgatcattaaatgaattagtaaggagctctacgtcatcagaggaaggaggtacaaagtcaaagagggaggagaaatttaaaatggtacaactgttgataatacgtctttgcttagcagagtctggtaaaagagattcaggaTTTAGGttgatatgaaaagaaactgacttatggtcactgaacacaacatcatgtatctgcagcttatcaacaagaagtctgtaggaaaagaccagatccagggtgtggcctgctctgtgagtgggaccagacacgtgttgagagaagttaaaagagttcatcatgtttaggaactccctagtggagctgttagatagatcctcagcgtggatgttaaaatctccaacaatgattatcctgtctagtttaatagttgaagataggagatcctgaaagtcagacaggaaggatgaagtagatctaGGTGGGCGATAGATCAGgattccataaactggttgaactcgaccaattttaatcatgatcatctcgaatgagctgtaggagtttgaggatataatttggtcGTCACCTACGTAACTCAAACGACtggtgtcaagccagcctccagttggagacttgcagtcaagccagcctccagtttgttttctgttccctGTCTATTCAAGTTTTTACGGGAATGgatgtggaaaccggatttcaaaataaaattcaactttGAGTGAAGtatcagatattttaagaacataataacaaatgatttaggcttgttcactattagcgccctgtcaatatcaaggcaatcttattttggatttcaaagtaaaagccctgtgaattttcatttttgaactactctttcaatgaccccagaatgctcttaaaagcaaaagtcatatttccaaagagcagttgcattttgtatcaacattatcaaaccacagcaatttgaaattgcacatatttgaccgactcttttaacgatttcaaaaagctctaaaatggaaaattgctgtttccacagggaattccactttagatcaacacaatcccacagtgataccatatcaatatcaagtcattctgatgttgtttcaaaataaaggcattttaaaataataaaattttatGCATTATAATATTACGGCATATATCATACagccacctgtatatatatatatatatatatatatatatatatatatatatatatataaataagttcatcttaaaacatctttctcaagtaaaataaagtttcctctgtgaggtcagatggGCCCAGCTGTGTTGTTTTGTAAAAGAAATAaccaaatgaatcatatttgtccacccaaatacttagataaatatcacaaaaacaggaaggacaaaaacaccgtcaaggtaaagtaggaaattttatttttaaataagcggctgtttgtgattaatcatgagttaactatggacatgatagcctatgtggcctataggctatgtaactgagatttaatatgaaaaattagacaaacctgttttcaaattaggtatttgctccatgttgatatatatttcataaacatttacgggccaaggggaacatcagctgctgatggtataatttgaagaaaaaagtccattatgctaacctcctcccttcatattcagaattttctagttgtgtataaaatgtgtatattgtgcctctctagttcttgataaaggttaaaaagttttgaatttagtcatgtcacatgccagtgatttataagccaatattaacctataaataatctattgcagtattttttttaccatggcttaaaacttttatcttattatagaatgaatatgacaaattatctttttgtgtttgaatgcaggctcaatgaacaagtacattcaaggaggagctcatgccaaaagttcagatcagccatccaccagcagttcaagagctcaagatcagttgtcagccgtcacgtctgaaccttctacatcacccagccctgaccaggaattacaaagtaaagcacacctacagaccaagcacagcccacagccagcacttctgaaggcagagtgagtcctggATCTGAAAATTGCATTGGAGAAACATATGTGCCACAACCGGTGCGTGTGGATCTgttacatacagttgtggtcagaagtttacatacacttgtaaaaaatataatataatggctctactgagtgtcccgttatttctaaaactctgatttttctctgatagagtgattggaacagatacttctttgtcacaaaaaacattcatgaagttcggttctttaatgtctttattatgggttaacagagaaaagtgatcacatttgctgggtcacaaatatacatacagcagtgctaattttTGGTTACATGtctcttagccattttcacttcaattaggcgcttttggtagccatccacaagcttctggcaagcttctggttgaatctttgaccactcctcttgacagaattggtgaagttcagttaaatgtgatggctttctgacatggacttgtttcttcagcactgttcacatgttttcaatggggtttaagtcaggacgttGGGAagcccattctaaaacccttattctagcctgatttagccattcctttaccacttttgatgtgtgtttggggtcattgtcctgttggaacacccaactgcgcccaagacccaaccttcgtgctgatgattttaggttatgttgaagattgtgaaggtaatcctccttcttcattatcccatttattctctgcaaagcaccagttccattggcagcaaaacagccccacagcataatattcccaccaccatgcttgactgtaggcatggtgttcttggggttaaaggcctcaccttttctcctccaaacatattgctgggcattgtggccaaaaagctcgattttcgtttcgtctgaccacagaactttcctccagaaggtcttatctttgtccatgtgatcagcagcaaacttcagtcgagccttaaggtgccgcttttggagcaagggcttccttcttgcacggcagcctctcagtccatggagatgcaaaacacatttgactgtggacaatgacacctgtgttccagcagcttctaattcttggcagatctgctttttggtgattcttggttcactctttaccctcctgaccaattttctctcagcagcaggtgatagcttgcattttcttcctgatcttggcagtgatgaaacagtgccatgcaccttatacttaaaaacaattgtttgcactgttgctcttgggacctgcagctgctttgaaatggccccaagtgactttcctgacttgttcaagtcaataattcgctttttcagatccatgctgagctcctttgactttcccattgtagcatttgtgggcgtttgtatccaaagagccctatttacctggcctaagagaagtcacccgctgtagtcactcataatccctcacaagaagttaagaggccatgctatgaagctcagttcactgacacatttctaagtcaccaaaattgctagatcgtgttgctgtatgtatatttgtgacccagcaaatgtgatcacttttctctgttaacccataataaagacattaaagaaccaaacttcatgaatgttttttgtgacaaagaagtatctgttccaatcactctatcagagaaaaatcagttttagaaataacgggacactcagtagagccattatattatattttttacaagtgtatgtaaacttctgaccacaactgtagttCTAGATAATAACAACAtggagttcctgtgttgagtatgttgtattatgtaaatatcaatcctactttttggaaataataagcagtttgtgcatacaagagaattaaaaagAATTTAAGGCGAAGCGCGTGCACATActctgttattgtgttgtttgtttttgcgcggggggggggggggggggggggcatgaagcctttgtgcttagggcaccaaaatagctagcaacagccctgtGTCCCGCCAGTCTATTCTGCATAATGTTTTTTCATACAAGAAAGGAGAAAACAGATGGGACAATAAGCTAAATTATTTTTCATTTGAttattttaatagtaaaaatattTTCTGTAGAAACTGTTCCCGTCCCTactgatgaaaaaaaaatctttacgGCCCTCTGATAGTTACGTAGAGCTTTCTCTGTAATGGCTCTCTTCACTGTGAAATAGATTCCCCTTAGGCAGTGGTTCCCAGCCTGGGGTCCGTGACCCCCCAAGAGGGTCCCCTCAATTTTGTCTGTGCTGAGGCTGTGAGGTTTACAAGATTGTAtttgtaataattacatttataaaacacCAGTAACACACCCAATTGTATGACCAAAGTGCCACATACATTTTTAATGAATCACTTTTAATGTGGGTCGAATGTGGTTGGGGGTCCTGGCTTATCTTGGACACAGGCAGGGGGGTAGCTGCTTTAGAGGTGAGGACAGCTGAGACTACTGCCCTGTTTAAAGTGGCTTTGAAAACACATTTGTTTTCTCTGGTATTTAGTGACATCCATTAGGTTACAAGTTTTATTATATTTCGGTCTGTTTTTTGTATTTGTAGTCTCAAGAATGTCTTGATATtagcatgttttattttgttctgcGCAGCACTTCGGGACAACTGCTGTTGCCGTAGAAATGTGCTTTACAAGTCAAGTTAGACTTGACATGTTTAATTGTCTTATAGAAATATACTTGGATTTCACTCGATGTTGCTCTTGATAGGTTTCCCAGCGAGCTTCGGTACCGTGGCTGAAGTGATCAAGTTCATCACCATGGTGATCTTCATCGTGTCGGTCCAACGCGCTGCGGTCAACAACGGACAGGTGGGGCGAAAGTGATTGATTTGTTCGAAATAAGCCCAGATTTGAAATATAAATTAACAAACATTTGAGGTTTTATAAACATTTAGTCTTTTCTTTAAATTAGAAGTCAATTTGTCTTAATTTGTGAAGCTGATTTCAACATTTTTATGTAATATCTTGCTCTTTACAATTACctactgctgcattttaaattcCAGTTTGATGACGACTACCACGGCTGAATACCCAATGGCTCTCTCCTGCTGCACACATCTCCTCCGACCTTAAAGGGCCTGTCGAGCATGGGGACATTTCTGGAGGCTCTCCCAAATGAAGGAGAGATGGTCAATTTTGCAGCCTCTGCTTTTGTTCTCTCATCCAAATACAGACATGGTGAGTTGAGAAAGACAAGAGCTTTAAATGCAGCCGAGACGAAGCACTGCACCAGCTTGACTTCATGTCTTTGCCGTGACCCCAGGTTCCTTTGGGTGAATACCCTGAAGAGCTCTTCGATGATCCTGACCCCAAGCGGATGATTAAGGAATTTCAAGCAGAGTTGTCCTACTTGAAAGAAGAAATTAAAGCAAGAAATACTCGGCTGAAAGTTCCCTACACGTATCTGAGCCCTGATGAGATAGAGAACAGTGCGTCGATTTAGGAGAAACGGGAAAGACGAGCAGAAACGATCGTGCTCCCAAGTACTTCCTTATATGTTATAGGTGCTTTTATTTCTGAAATACActttttataaaataaaaatttgcaaacaaaacaaaagatttaGAGAAAAGTTATTTTCACTTAAGGAAAATATATAAAAGATATAAGGACTTTATTTAATTGCGGAAAATTGCATACATTTTTAAACCTTTATGACTCCTTTTCCAACATCAGATAAACCTAAACACAAGATCTACACTGGACTGAACCCTTGGTTGGGTCAGATTCCCTCAtcagtttggaaaataaataaaatccatttAAAGTGCTGTCATTTCTAATCCACAGATTTATTGTGATTAGTCAACAATCTGTTTGTTTAACAAGTAAAAGGCTAAATATTGCATTTGAACTTTAATAGATCCTTGAGGATAATAAAAATCTAGTGTGTACATCTGTTTTAGTCAAAATATACTTCTTACCAGAATAAAAGGTCAGCACAAGTCCATGCAAAGCCGAATCCTTCCCCCTCCCATAGGAAAAATACAAGATCAAACCTGACAAGTGTTCTTTTGTTAAAGCGCCGTGACAAGTAGTGTTGatttactccaaaacaaacctcttAATAGCAACATTCACACAACGCCACGACGGATCGAGTGCAGCTTGGTCTCATTTGGTCAGGTGTTGACGTGACGCAAGACACAACGGAAGTAGAGTCTGTCTCGTCCGGAGCACATGGCCGGAAGGGGTACGGGCACCGTCTTGTGCTCTGCTACGTTGAAATGGCACTTCTTAAGATGAACGGACATGCTGGGAATATCAGTGAAACCCCACGAGGTCACAGGGCTGAAGGCAGTGCTGAATCTCCACACCTGTAACAGTAGCAAAGAAAACGTAGTAGTGTGGGATTATTTAATGTTTGActatattaaaatataaaagggATAGTTTAAAAACGTACTTTGTTTTGGATCTGCCATGACACAGTGCGTGGACCTCCTGGACATAGTCTTGGCTTCCACTGCAGCTCTACAATGCCCCTGGTCTGAAGGAGGCTGGCACACACCTCCCTCATCCTCCGTGAAACCAGTGACAGCTGGCACAAGCTAAAACTATCCAGGAATCCAGCGATGTGCCACAGTATCTCAATGGGCAGCCCACTAAGCTGGTCAGACTCCCAATCACTTGGGAAATCCAGCTTTGGGCAAGGCTGAACTCCAAATGACTTGAGGTGCCTGTCATGATGAACCACTCTGGCTCCGCGGGTTGTCGGGTAAAACCTTCGCTGGGAGAACGTACAGCCATAATACGCGAGGGGGCAGCGGTGCTCCATCCAGCCATTAAGGCCAGCGTGAATGTCGCCATGGACGTTTCTGAAATGGGAAGAAAACTGGTCACGGCGGAACGGCTGACTACAGATGAAGGGGGATGTGTGCTGGTAGCCGGGGTTAAACGGGATATGAGGGGCCGCCTCGACCTTCAGAGCCTCAGGGACCAGGTTGAGGAGGAGCGCGCGGAATGGGCTGGGGTAAGCCAGCTGTGACGCAGAGGCCATGTCGCCCACTCTTGTGTTGGTAACCAATACCGCAGCAGGAAAAGTGAACGTCTGCGTGCCAAAATCAGCACGACAAACATCGCCGTAGACCGTGTCAGAGATCCTTCTGCACTCTCTGGACGCTAGACAGAAGAGTAGGGCTGCTGTGATCAGATCAATCCCTCCAAGACCCATGGGGTCATCCCCCTGCTCCAGATCTGAAGTATCTACTGCCTTGTCCTCTACTGTGACTCCTAGTTTATATTGTGACTTGTGTGGAATGATCCCTCCATTGGATAATGAATACTCCTGGTGGTCGGTGTTGAACCGTTCTTCTAGAGGAACCAACTCTCCATCTTCCAGCACTATGTGACTCGCCAACTGTGCCACAGCAGGACTAGCATGGACTGGGGATAACATCTGAGGAGTAGCACTTTCAGGAACATCAGTGT
The sequence above is a segment of the Nothobranchius furzeri strain GRZ-AD chromosome 15, NfurGRZ-RIMD1, whole genome shotgun sequence genome. Coding sequences within it:
- the LOC107390763 gene encoding F-box only protein 30; translated protein: MEDHVHCVSCFNLRCTLKPQPGVSCDLISCPLLCGAGFHSCKVEEHQLLCPLMRVPCLNSGYGCPATLIRNQMSAHLDVCPAGVVCCTMEWNRCPVSCLDYTSYESLSRVVEQLDMALTLQDQRTLVKSLEVFAMAPSALEEPLVCLSKENNEKHSPLHPSDSEASTSFGSSSPTQPSGPTSRDLAKEKILRGINGLNEEHFSKLYEATIETARSLAAALDFVNGSSGESSSECLDSRDVLLKSSLSSDEGIYNGLEGTTLVGNESLHQRDIQELNTCSSCLNENGAAGANLTIKNTPSALLSAAAEAFLETACRPEVQENNTDVPESATPQMLSPVHASPAVAQLASHIVLEDGELVPLEERFNTDHQEYSLSNGGIIPHKSQYKLGVTVEDKAVDTSDLEQGDDPMGLGGIDLITAALLFCLASRECRRISDTVYGDVCRADFGTQTFTFPAAVLVTNTRVGDMASASQLAYPSPFRALLLNLVPEALKVEAAPHIPFNPGYQHTSPFICSQPFRRDQFSSHFRNVHGDIHAGLNGWMEHRCPLAYYGCTFSQRRFYPTTRGARVVHHDRHLKSFGVQPCPKLDFPSDWESDQLSGLPIEILWHIAGFLDSFSLCQLSLVSRRMREVCASLLQTRGIVELQWKPRLCPGGPRTVSWQIQNKVWRFSTAFSPVTSWGFTDIPSMSVHLKKCHFNVAEHKTVPVPLPAMCSGRDRLYFRCVLRHVNT